Proteins co-encoded in one Sulfurimonas sp. HSL1-2 genomic window:
- a CDS encoding alkene reductase, which yields MDLFSPLNVGSITLQNRIVMAPLTRCRSVEDHRANAMMADYYAQRASAGLIISEATMVSPMGIGYPATPGIYTPEQTESWKQVTQAVHAKGGKLYMQLWHVGRISHPSFLGGELPLAPSPVKPAGETYTFEGMQEFVTPRPLETTEIPEIVAQFVAGAKNAIAAGCDGVEIHGANGYLIDQFLRDGTNKREDAYGGSVENRSRFLLEIVEGVSAAIGADRTGVRLSPSGTFNDMSDSDPQTLFTYVLNRLSDHQLAYVHIVDALEGDIRHGANVVELAALRDAYKGVLITCGGYDKARGNAAIADGLADAVAYGMLYIANPDLPERFKTDAPLNEPDPDTFYTQDEKGYLDYPTLG from the coding sequence ATGGATCTCTTTTCACCGCTGAACGTCGGGAGCATCACCCTTCAAAACCGCATTGTTATGGCGCCGTTGACCCGCTGCCGCAGTGTAGAAGATCACCGGGCCAACGCCATGATGGCCGACTACTATGCCCAGCGGGCCTCTGCCGGGCTGATCATCAGCGAAGCGACCATGGTCTCCCCGATGGGAATAGGCTACCCCGCGACACCGGGCATCTATACGCCTGAACAGACGGAGTCATGGAAACAGGTGACACAGGCCGTGCATGCAAAAGGCGGGAAGCTCTATATGCAGCTGTGGCATGTGGGCCGGATCTCCCACCCCTCATTCCTGGGCGGCGAACTTCCCCTCGCCCCTTCGCCGGTCAAACCGGCAGGAGAGACCTACACCTTCGAAGGGATGCAGGAGTTTGTCACCCCGCGCCCCCTCGAAACAACGGAGATCCCGGAGATCGTCGCCCAGTTTGTCGCCGGGGCGAAAAACGCCATTGCCGCCGGGTGTGACGGCGTCGAGATCCACGGTGCCAACGGCTACCTTATCGACCAGTTCCTGCGCGACGGCACGAACAAGCGCGAAGATGCTTACGGCGGTTCCGTCGAAAACCGCAGCCGCTTCCTGCTCGAAATCGTTGAAGGCGTCAGCGCCGCCATCGGCGCCGACCGTACTGGTGTGCGGCTCTCCCCCAGCGGGACCTTTAACGACATGAGCGATTCCGATCCCCAGACGCTTTTTACCTACGTGCTCAACCGCCTGAGTGACCATCAGCTGGCGTACGTGCATATTGTCGATGCCCTGGAAGGCGATATCCGCCACGGGGCGAACGTCGTCGAACTTGCCGCTCTGCGCGACGCCTACAAGGGAGTGCTTATTACCTGCGGCGGCTATGACAAAGCCAGAGGCAATGCCGCCATCGCCGACGGACTCGCCGACGCCGTTGCTTACGGGATGCTCTACATCGCCAACCCCGACCTGCCGGAACGCTTCAAGACCGATGCACCGCTGAACGAACCGGACCCCGACACCTTCTACACCCAGGATGAAAAGGGCTACCTGGATTACCCGACACTCGGATAA
- a CDS encoding DUF3137 domain-containing protein yields MKTLAELERVFEQEIRPNIPSEGTVPVNGTLKAALFTTLFAVTAVLLLAGKPKIALLVLLFFVLIYSILATRRKPGRSRRTLKSFQRLVAAPLLRAFDPGLKYNPYRGISYRDILASKLVDDFPAKTYEANNLLTYDNDGLPVSMSHVMLEHHEKGEKVPVLGGLFVVTAARRPVAGTTIVSFDLAEKHLGFLGHGLQPKRMYRGLEQIRLDSSGFEKEYVVHGSDPIEANFLLSHTVMEKLEALIKKYRVFPRIAFVGDTIYIAVLNGGFFQPFSWTFNDLTYSINALNFAREAVKAIHHHHRL; encoded by the coding sequence TTGAAGACATTGGCAGAACTGGAACGCGTCTTCGAGCAGGAGATCCGGCCGAACATCCCCTCCGAAGGCACTGTACCTGTCAATGGCACGCTCAAAGCCGCCCTCTTTACCACCCTTTTTGCGGTGACGGCCGTCCTGCTCCTCGCGGGAAAACCCAAGATCGCCCTCCTCGTACTGCTTTTTTTCGTACTGATATACAGCATCCTTGCTACCAGGCGGAAACCGGGAAGAAGCCGACGGACCCTTAAGAGCTTTCAGCGTCTCGTCGCCGCTCCGCTGCTCCGTGCATTTGATCCCGGACTGAAGTACAACCCCTACAGGGGCATCTCCTATCGCGACATCCTCGCATCGAAACTGGTGGATGATTTTCCCGCCAAGACCTATGAAGCCAACAACCTGCTTACCTATGACAATGACGGCCTCCCGGTCAGCATGTCGCACGTCATGCTCGAGCATCACGAAAAGGGGGAAAAAGTTCCGGTACTCGGTGGCCTGTTCGTCGTGACGGCGGCCCGCCGACCGGTAGCGGGAACAACGATCGTCTCCTTCGACCTGGCGGAAAAGCACCTCGGTTTTCTCGGTCACGGGCTGCAGCCAAAGCGGATGTACCGCGGACTGGAACAAATACGTCTTGACAGCAGCGGCTTTGAAAAAGAGTATGTCGTCCACGGAAGCGATCCCATCGAGGCCAACTTTCTGCTCTCGCATACCGTGATGGAAAAGCTCGAAGCGCTTATCAAGAAATACCGCGTTTTTCCCCGCATCGCTTTCGTCGGGGACACTATCTATATCGCCGTCCTAAACGGCGGTTTTTTCCAGCCTTTTTCATGGACCTTCAACGATCTGACCTACAGCATCAATGCGCTCAATTTCGCACGCGAGGCTGTCAAGGCAATTCATCATCACCACCGTCTCTAG